A genomic window from Streptomyces sp. MST-110588 includes:
- a CDS encoding sulfite oxidase-like oxidoreductase: MGQPESRKAEHPQLPPGQRLQRGWPVTHYGPVPRFRPERWEFRVFGATEDGGKHCWTHEEFSALPYATVVADMHCVTKFSMLGAEWGGVLTRTILGLAPPAPDVTHVMVWAEYGFSSNLRLADFASEKCLFATHRSGEPLTAEHGFPVRLIVPHLYAWKGPKWVRGIEYMTADRRGFWEERGYHNLGDPWREQRYSYQEEPGDGPEL; this comes from the coding sequence ATGGGTCAGCCGGAAAGCCGCAAAGCGGAGCATCCTCAGCTCCCTCCGGGGCAGCGACTTCAGCGAGGATGGCCGGTCACGCATTACGGCCCGGTACCGAGGTTCCGCCCCGAGCGCTGGGAGTTCAGGGTTTTCGGCGCGACCGAGGACGGCGGCAAGCACTGCTGGACGCACGAGGAGTTTTCGGCCCTTCCGTACGCGACCGTCGTGGCCGATATGCACTGCGTCACGAAATTCAGCATGCTGGGCGCCGAATGGGGTGGGGTGCTGACCCGGACGATCCTCGGCCTCGCGCCGCCCGCCCCGGACGTCACGCATGTCATGGTCTGGGCCGAATACGGTTTCAGCTCCAACCTCCGGCTCGCGGACTTCGCCTCCGAGAAGTGCCTCTTCGCCACGCACCGGTCCGGTGAGCCGCTCACCGCGGAGCACGGCTTCCCCGTACGGCTGATCGTGCCGCACCTGTACGCCTGGAAGGGCCCCAAGTGGGTCCGCGGCATCGAGTACATGACGGCGGACCGCCGCGGCTTCTGGGAGGAGCGCGGCTACCACAACCTCGGCGACCCGTGGCGCGAGCAGCGCTACTCCTACCAGGAGGAACCGGGCGACGGCCCGGAACTGTGA
- a CDS encoding deoxyribonuclease IV, with translation MSTSPSQQRAARRAPERNPVGGHVPVAGGLAKVGIPYAQEIGGEAVQVFVANPRGWATPPGDPRQDEAFRAACAQDSVPAYVHAPYLINFGSHNPETVEKSVHSLRHSLRRGREIGALGVVVHTGSATGGRPREVALAQVRERMLPLLEELTHQDDPWLLLESTAGQGASLCALAEDLGPYFDALDRHPRLGICLDTCHAYAAGHDLAAPGGTKRLLDELVEVAGEGRLKLIHANDSKDVAGAHKDRHENIGAGHIGAEPFGELFRHPATEGVPLVIETPGGKEGHAADVARLKELRGH, from the coding sequence GTGAGTACTTCCCCCTCCCAGCAGCGTGCCGCCCGGCGCGCCCCTGAGCGCAACCCGGTCGGCGGCCACGTGCCGGTGGCCGGCGGCCTGGCCAAGGTCGGCATCCCCTACGCCCAGGAGATCGGCGGCGAGGCCGTGCAGGTCTTCGTCGCCAATCCGCGTGGCTGGGCGACGCCGCCCGGCGATCCCCGGCAGGACGAGGCGTTCCGGGCGGCCTGCGCGCAGGACTCGGTTCCCGCGTACGTGCACGCGCCGTATCTGATCAACTTCGGTTCGCACAACCCCGAGACGGTGGAGAAGTCGGTTCACTCACTGCGGCATTCGCTGCGGCGCGGCCGGGAGATCGGCGCGCTGGGCGTGGTGGTGCACACGGGATCGGCGACCGGCGGGCGTCCGCGCGAGGTGGCGCTGGCGCAGGTACGGGAGCGGATGCTGCCCCTGCTGGAGGAGCTGACGCACCAGGACGACCCGTGGCTGCTGCTGGAGTCGACGGCCGGGCAGGGCGCGTCGCTGTGCGCGCTGGCCGAAGACCTGGGCCCGTACTTCGACGCCCTGGACCGCCATCCCCGGCTCGGCATCTGTCTGGACACCTGCCACGCGTACGCCGCGGGACACGACCTGGCGGCGCCCGGCGGCACCAAGCGGCTGCTGGACGAGCTGGTGGAGGTCGCGGGCGAGGGCCGGCTGAAGCTGATCCACGCCAACGACTCCAAGGACGTGGCCGGGGCGCACAAGGACCGCCACGAGAACATCGGCGCCGGGCACATCGGCGCCGAGCCCTTCGGGGAGCTGTTCCGCCACCCGGCGACGGAGGGCGTGCCGCTGGTGATCGAGACCCCGGGCGGCAAGGAAGGGCACGCGGCGGACGTGGCGCGGCTCAAGGAGCTGCGGGGGCACTGA
- a CDS encoding anthranilate synthase family protein has translation MPGSTHDVLRRLLSPGCPPFALLRRRTPGRPATGTVEVLIGEVTEVPRLADIPLGEGVPEGAAATTDALALVPFRQIRERGFDVRDDGTPLAVLRPRETYELPLEEVLAHLPAHGVRVEGGAFDVCDEAYAGIVRRVLAEEIGTGEGANFVIRRTFQGTVPGFGAADALALFRRLLAGERGAYWTYVVHRPGLRTLVGASPEVHVRMAGGTVVMNPISGTYRYPADGPSPEHLLEFLGDRKEVEELSMVVDEELKMMCTVGDKGGVVIGPRLKEMAHLAHTEYELRGRSTLDVREVLKETMFAATVVGSPVQNACRVIGRHEAGGRGYYAGALALIGRDAGGAQTLDSPILIRTADIDADGGLRVAVGATLVRASDPRGEVAETHTKAAGVLTALGVLPAPEPTDDAVDRPRLAEDPRVRAALDARRADLAPFWLRMRKRAPTAALSGHALVVDAEDTFTAMLAHLLRTSGLTVTVRRYDEPGLRAAVAAHEGPVVLGPGPGNPSDTADPKMRLLRALAAELVRDHRHGLLGVCLGHELIAAELGLEIVRKEVPFQGAQERIDFFGRPETVGFYNTFTARCEEAAVAELAMHRIELSRDAATGEVHALRGPGFAGVQFHPESVLTLDGAGITAQLLAAVLV, from the coding sequence ATGCCCGGCTCCACGCACGACGTCCTGCGGCGTCTGCTGTCCCCCGGCTGCCCGCCGTTCGCCCTGCTGCGCCGCCGCACACCCGGCCGGCCCGCCACCGGCACCGTCGAGGTGCTCATCGGTGAGGTGACCGAGGTGCCGCGGCTGGCCGACATCCCGCTCGGCGAGGGCGTGCCGGAGGGCGCCGCCGCGACCACCGACGCGCTGGCCCTCGTACCGTTCCGGCAGATCCGCGAGCGCGGGTTCGACGTCCGTGACGACGGCACACCGCTGGCCGTGCTGCGCCCGCGCGAGACGTACGAGCTGCCGCTGGAGGAGGTGCTGGCGCATCTGCCCGCGCACGGGGTACGGGTCGAGGGCGGCGCCTTCGACGTCTGCGACGAGGCGTACGCCGGGATCGTCCGGCGGGTCCTGGCGGAGGAGATCGGCACCGGGGAGGGCGCCAACTTCGTCATCCGGCGCACCTTCCAAGGCACGGTCCCGGGCTTCGGCGCGGCCGACGCGCTGGCCCTGTTCCGGCGGCTGCTGGCCGGTGAGCGCGGCGCGTACTGGACGTACGTCGTCCACCGGCCGGGCCTGCGCACGCTGGTCGGCGCCAGCCCCGAGGTACACGTACGGATGGCCGGCGGGACGGTCGTGATGAACCCGATCAGCGGCACCTACCGCTACCCGGCCGACGGCCCGAGCCCGGAGCACCTGCTGGAGTTCCTCGGCGACCGCAAGGAGGTGGAGGAGCTGTCCATGGTCGTGGACGAGGAGCTGAAGATGATGTGCACCGTCGGCGACAAGGGCGGGGTGGTGATCGGGCCGCGGCTCAAGGAGATGGCGCACCTCGCCCACACGGAGTACGAGCTGCGCGGGCGCTCCACGCTGGACGTGCGCGAGGTCCTGAAGGAGACGATGTTCGCGGCGACCGTGGTCGGCTCGCCGGTGCAGAACGCCTGCCGGGTCATCGGGCGCCACGAGGCGGGCGGCCGGGGCTACTACGCCGGGGCGCTGGCGCTGATCGGGCGGGACGCGGGCGGCGCGCAGACGCTGGACTCGCCGATCCTGATCCGTACGGCGGACATCGACGCGGACGGCGGGCTGCGGGTCGCGGTCGGCGCCACGCTCGTACGGGCCTCCGATCCGCGCGGCGAGGTCGCCGAGACCCACACCAAGGCCGCCGGGGTGCTCACCGCGCTCGGCGTGCTTCCCGCGCCGGAGCCTACCGACGACGCCGTCGACCGGCCACGGCTGGCCGAGGACCCGCGGGTGCGCGCCGCCCTGGACGCCCGGCGCGCGGACCTCGCCCCCTTCTGGCTGCGGATGCGCAAGCGCGCGCCGACGGCGGCACTGTCCGGCCATGCGCTGGTGGTCGACGCGGAGGACACCTTCACCGCGATGCTGGCGCACCTGCTGCGCACCTCCGGGCTGACGGTGACCGTGCGCCGGTACGACGAGCCGGGGCTGCGCGCGGCGGTGGCGGCCCATGAAGGGCCGGTGGTGCTGGGCCCCGGCCCCGGAAACCCGTCGGACACCGCCGACCCCAAGATGCGCCTGCTGCGCGCGCTGGCGGCGGAGCTGGTCCGCGACCACCGGCACGGCCTGCTCGGCGTCTGCCTCGGCCACGAGCTGATCGCCGCCGAACTGGGCCTGGAGATCGTACGCAAGGAGGTGCCGTTCCAGGGCGCGCAGGAGCGCATCGACTTCTTCGGCCGCCCGGAGACGGTCGGCTTCTACAACACCTTCACGGCCCGCTGCGAGGAGGCGGCGGTGGCGGAACTGGCGATGCACCGGATCGAGCTGAGCCGGGACGCGGCGACCGGCGAGGTACACGCGCTGCGCGGCCCCGGCTTCGCGGGCGTGCAGTTCCACCCGGAGTCCGTGCTGACCCTGGACGGCGCGGGGATCACTGCACAGTTGCTGGCCGCTGTCCTGGTGTGA
- a CDS encoding (2Fe-2S)-binding protein, which translates to MYVCSCFGITEQQVREHADAGACTPRQIASACKAGTDCGGCVRRIQALLGRGACPRRELIEQGAPQPLGADPVTVLSAAGAAPGSPAAPAAETLPEAA; encoded by the coding sequence GTGTACGTCTGCTCGTGCTTCGGCATCACGGAGCAGCAGGTTCGCGAGCACGCGGACGCCGGTGCCTGCACCCCCCGCCAGATAGCCTCCGCCTGCAAGGCCGGCACCGACTGCGGTGGCTGCGTACGCCGTATACAGGCCCTGCTCGGCCGGGGTGCCTGCCCGCGGCGCGAGCTGATCGAACAGGGCGCCCCGCAGCCGCTCGGCGCGGACCCCGTCACGGTCCTGTCCGCCGCCGGCGCCGCCCCGGGCAGTCCGGCAGCCCCGGCAGCGGAAACGCTTCCCGAAGCGGCCTGA
- a CDS encoding 6-phosphofructokinase, with product MRVGVLTGGGDCPGLNAVIRGVVRKGTQEYGYGFVGFRDGWRGPLEGQTVPLDIPAVRGILPRGGTILGSSRTNPLKEPDGVRRIKDTLAKQEVEALITIGGEDTLGVAARLSGEYGIPCVGVPKTIDNDLSATDYTFGFDTAVGVATEAIDRLHTTAESHMRVLVVEVMGRHAGWIALHSGLAGGANVILIPEQRFDIEQVCSWIESRFKVRYAPIVVVAEGAVPKDGDLVLKHGTKDSFGHVRLTGVGEWLAKEIESRTGKEARTTVLGHTQRGGTPSAFDRWLATRFGLHAIDAVRDGDYGKMVALRGTDIVRVPLAEATAKLKTVDPKLYAEAGVFFG from the coding sequence ATGCGGGTCGGAGTACTGACCGGCGGCGGCGACTGCCCCGGTCTCAACGCGGTCATCCGGGGTGTGGTCCGCAAGGGCACCCAGGAGTACGGATACGGATTCGTCGGCTTCCGGGACGGCTGGCGCGGCCCGCTGGAGGGCCAGACGGTGCCGCTGGACATCCCCGCGGTACGCGGCATCCTGCCCCGCGGCGGCACGATCCTGGGCTCCTCGCGCACCAACCCCCTCAAGGAGCCGGACGGCGTCCGGCGGATCAAGGACACCCTCGCCAAGCAGGAGGTCGAGGCGCTGATCACGATCGGCGGCGAGGACACCCTCGGTGTCGCCGCCCGGCTCTCGGGCGAGTACGGCATCCCGTGCGTCGGCGTGCCCAAGACCATCGACAACGACCTGTCCGCCACGGACTACACCTTCGGCTTCGACACCGCCGTCGGCGTCGCCACCGAGGCCATCGACCGGCTGCACACCACGGCCGAGTCGCACATGCGCGTCCTGGTCGTCGAGGTCATGGGGCGGCACGCGGGCTGGATCGCCCTGCACTCCGGCCTGGCCGGCGGCGCCAACGTCATCCTCATCCCCGAGCAGCGCTTCGACATCGAGCAGGTCTGCTCCTGGATCGAGTCCCGCTTCAAGGTCCGCTACGCGCCGATCGTGGTCGTCGCCGAGGGCGCCGTGCCCAAGGACGGCGACCTGGTACTCAAGCACGGGACCAAGGACTCCTTCGGGCACGTCCGGCTGACCGGCGTGGGCGAGTGGCTGGCCAAGGAGATCGAGAGCCGTACGGGCAAGGAGGCCCGGACCACCGTCCTGGGCCACACCCAGCGCGGCGGCACCCCCAGCGCCTTCGACCGCTGGCTGGCCACCCGCTTCGGGCTGCACGCCATCGACGCGGTGCGCGACGGCGACTACGGGAAGATGGTCGCGCTGCGCGGCACGGACATCGTGCGGGTGCCGCTGGCGGAGGCGACCGCCAAGCTCAAGACCGTCGACCCGAAGCTGTACGCGGAAGCCGGGGTCTTCTTCGGCTGA
- the thiO gene encoding glycine oxidase ThiO has translation MVIGGGVIGLVTAWRAAGRGLRTAVVDPAPGGGAAQVAAGMLAAVTELHYGEQTLLGLNLASARRYPGFTAELEEAAGRPTGYRRCGTLAVALDADDRAHLRELHAFQCRSGLDAQWLTGRECRRLEPMLAPGVRGGLRVDGDHQVDPRQLTAALYTACERAGVVFHRTSAVRLTVGGGRATGVETADGDRLQAGQTVLAAGSDSGRLAGVPPEVLPPVRPVKGQVLRLRMPAPPRGAAPFLSRTVRAVVRGGHLYLVPRENGELVVGATSEELGWDTTVTAGGVYELLRDAHELVPGITELPLVEVRAGLRPGSPDNAPLLGPTALPGLLAATGHYRNGVLLTPVTGDVMAEVLVSGRLPEEARPFSPQRFPYDAPAASATPATPPASAVSSAVPSPLPPSVRPAAPTGAPADALQEQSV, from the coding sequence CTGGTCATCGGCGGCGGTGTGATCGGCCTGGTCACCGCCTGGCGGGCGGCCGGGCGCGGGCTGCGCACCGCCGTCGTGGACCCGGCGCCCGGCGGCGGCGCGGCCCAGGTCGCGGCCGGCATGCTGGCCGCCGTCACCGAGCTCCACTACGGCGAGCAGACCCTGCTCGGCCTCAACCTGGCCTCGGCGCGGCGCTACCCCGGCTTCACCGCCGAACTGGAGGAGGCCGCCGGCCGGCCGACCGGCTACCGCCGGTGCGGCACGCTCGCCGTCGCCCTGGACGCCGACGACCGCGCCCACCTGCGCGAACTCCACGCCTTCCAATGCCGCTCGGGGCTGGACGCGCAGTGGCTGACCGGGCGCGAGTGCCGCCGTCTGGAGCCGATGCTGGCGCCGGGCGTACGCGGCGGACTGCGCGTGGACGGCGATCACCAGGTCGATCCGCGCCAACTGACCGCCGCGCTGTACACGGCCTGCGAACGCGCCGGCGTCGTCTTCCACCGCACCTCCGCGGTACGGCTGACGGTCGGCGGCGGCCGGGCGACCGGCGTCGAGACGGCCGACGGCGACCGCCTTCAGGCGGGGCAGACCGTGCTCGCCGCGGGCAGCGACAGCGGGCGGCTGGCCGGGGTGCCGCCGGAAGTGCTGCCGCCGGTCCGCCCGGTCAAGGGCCAGGTGCTGCGGCTGCGGATGCCGGCCCCTCCCCGGGGGGCCGCGCCCTTCCTGTCCCGCACCGTACGGGCCGTGGTGCGCGGCGGCCACCTCTACCTGGTGCCGCGGGAGAACGGCGAGCTGGTGGTGGGCGCCACCAGCGAGGAGCTGGGCTGGGACACCACGGTCACCGCGGGCGGCGTGTACGAGCTGCTGCGGGACGCCCACGAACTGGTGCCCGGCATCACCGAACTTCCGCTGGTGGAGGTCCGCGCCGGGCTGCGCCCCGGCTCCCCCGACAACGCGCCCCTCCTGGGCCCGACCGCGCTGCCCGGCCTCCTGGCCGCCACGGGGCACTACCGCAACGGCGTCCTGCTGACCCCCGTCACGGGTGATGTGATGGCCGAGGTGCTGGTCAGCGGGCGGCTCCCGGAGGAGGCCCGCCCCTTCTCCCCGCAGCGCTTCCCGTACGACGCGCCCGCCGCGTCCGCCACACCCGCCACGCCCCCGGCCTCCGCGGTTTCCTCGGCCGTACCGTCCCCCCTTCCTCCCTCCGTACGGCCCGCCGCACCGACCGGCGCACCGGCCGACGCCCTTCAGGAGCAGTCCGTATGA
- the bfr gene encoding bacterioferritin → MQGDPEVIEFLNEQLTAELTAINQYFLHAKMQENFGWTKLAKYTRSESFDEMKHAEVLTDRILFLEGLPNYQRLFHVRIGQTVTEMFQADRQIEVEAIDRLKRGIEVMRAKNDITSANIFEDILADEEHHLDYLDTQLELVEKLGEALYIAQHIEQPS, encoded by the coding sequence ATGCAGGGCGACCCAGAGGTCATCGAATTCCTCAACGAGCAGTTGACCGCCGAGCTGACCGCGATCAACCAGTACTTCCTGCACGCGAAGATGCAGGAGAACTTCGGCTGGACCAAGCTCGCCAAGTACACCCGCTCCGAGTCCTTCGACGAGATGAAGCACGCGGAGGTACTGACGGACCGCATTCTCTTCCTGGAAGGGCTGCCCAATTACCAGCGGCTCTTCCACGTACGCATCGGCCAGACCGTCACCGAGATGTTCCAGGCGGACCGGCAGATCGAGGTCGAGGCGATCGACCGGCTCAAGCGCGGCATCGAGGTCATGCGGGCCAAGAACGACATCACCTCGGCCAACATCTTCGAGGACATCCTCGCCGACGAGGAGCACCACCTCGACTACCTCGACACCCAGCTCGAACTGGTGGAGAAGCTCGGCGAGGCGTTGTACATCGCCCAGCACATCGAGCAGCCGAGCTGA
- a CDS encoding thiazole synthase yields MADDLLTIADTSFHSRLIMGTGGAPSLDVLERSLIASGTELTTVAMRRLDPTVQGSVLSVLDRHAIRVLPNTAGCFTAGEAVLTARLAREALGTHWVKLEVVADERTLLPDPVELLDAAETLVDDGFTVLPYTNDDPVLARKLEDVGCAAIMPLGSPIGSGLGIRNPHNFELITARAGVPVILDAGAGTASDAALAMELGCAAVMLASAVTRAQEPVLMAEAMRHAVEAGRLAYRAGRIPRRHFAHASSPTEGRASLDPERPAF; encoded by the coding sequence ATGGCCGACGACCTCCTCACCATCGCCGACACCTCCTTCCACTCCCGCCTGATCATGGGTACGGGCGGCGCGCCCAGCCTCGACGTGCTGGAGCGCTCGCTGATCGCCTCCGGCACGGAGCTGACGACGGTCGCCATGCGGCGGCTGGACCCGACCGTGCAGGGCTCGGTGCTCTCCGTTCTGGACCGGCACGCCATACGCGTCCTGCCCAACACGGCGGGCTGCTTCACGGCCGGCGAGGCCGTGCTCACCGCTCGGCTGGCCCGCGAGGCGCTGGGGACACACTGGGTCAAACTGGAGGTCGTCGCCGACGAGCGGACGCTGCTTCCCGACCCCGTCGAGCTGCTGGACGCCGCCGAGACCTTGGTGGACGACGGTTTCACCGTGCTGCCCTATACGAACGACGATCCGGTCCTGGCCCGCAAGCTGGAGGACGTGGGCTGTGCGGCGATCATGCCGCTGGGCTCCCCGATCGGCTCGGGACTGGGCATCCGCAACCCGCACAACTTCGAGCTGATCACCGCGCGGGCCGGGGTCCCGGTCATCCTGGACGCGGGGGCGGGCACCGCCTCGGACGCCGCGCTCGCCATGGAGCTGGGCTGCGCCGCGGTGATGCTGGCGTCCGCGGTGACCCGGGCGCAGGAACCCGTACTGATGGCGGAGGCCATGCGGCACGCGGTGGAGGCCGGGCGGCTGGCGTACCGGGCGGGGCGCATTCCCCGCCGCCACTTCGCCCACGCGTCCTCGCCCACCGAAGGCCGGGCGTCCCTGGACCCGGAACGCCCCGCGTTCTGA
- a CDS encoding 3-deoxy-7-phosphoheptulonate synthase class II translates to MTVNAESHAGGHTWRDLPAAQQPDWPDQEALRDVIAELESYPPLVFAGECDQLRERLGAVARGEAFLLQGGDCAEAFDAVSAEHIRNKLKTLLQMGAVLTYAGSVPVVKVGRIAGQYSKPRSKPTETRDGVTLPTYRGDSVNGFEFTEAARIPDPQRLKRMYHASAATLNLVRAFTTGGYADLRQVHAWNQDFVKSSPSGQRYEALAREIDRALNFMNACGVDPEEFKTVEFYSSHEALVLDYETALTRTDSRTGELYDVSGHMVWIGERTRQLDGAHIEFASRIRNPIGVKLGPTTTPQDALTLIERLDPDREPGRLTFITRMGADKIRDKLPELVEKVTASGAQVAWICDPMHGNTFEAASGHKTRRFDDVLDEVKGFFEVHKSLGTHPGGIHVELTGDDVTECVGGGDEIFVDDLHQRYETACDPRLNRSQSLDLAFLVAEMYRDQ, encoded by the coding sequence GTGACCGTGAACGCTGAATCCCACGCCGGTGGCCACACCTGGCGAGACCTGCCCGCGGCGCAGCAGCCCGACTGGCCGGACCAAGAGGCTCTGCGCGATGTGATCGCCGAGCTTGAGTCCTATCCGCCGCTCGTCTTCGCGGGCGAGTGCGACCAGTTGCGTGAGCGCCTGGGCGCCGTCGCCCGTGGCGAGGCGTTCCTGCTCCAGGGCGGCGACTGTGCGGAGGCGTTCGACGCCGTGTCCGCCGAGCACATCCGCAACAAGCTCAAGACGCTGCTCCAGATGGGCGCCGTCCTGACGTACGCCGGTTCCGTGCCGGTGGTCAAGGTCGGCCGGATCGCCGGCCAGTACAGCAAGCCGCGCTCCAAGCCGACCGAGACCCGCGACGGCGTGACTTTGCCGACCTACCGCGGCGACTCCGTCAACGGCTTCGAGTTCACCGAGGCGGCCCGCATCCCCGACCCGCAGCGGCTCAAGCGGATGTACCACGCCTCCGCCGCGACGCTGAACCTCGTACGGGCCTTCACCACCGGCGGCTACGCCGACCTGCGCCAGGTGCACGCCTGGAACCAGGACTTCGTGAAGTCCTCGCCCTCCGGGCAGCGCTACGAGGCGCTGGCCCGCGAGATCGACCGCGCGCTGAACTTCATGAACGCCTGCGGGGTGGACCCCGAGGAGTTCAAGACCGTCGAGTTCTACTCCTCGCACGAGGCGCTGGTCCTGGACTACGAGACGGCGCTGACCCGCACCGACTCGCGCACCGGCGAGCTGTACGACGTCTCCGGCCACATGGTGTGGATCGGTGAGCGCACCCGCCAGCTCGACGGCGCGCACATCGAGTTCGCCTCGCGCATCCGCAACCCGATCGGCGTCAAGCTCGGCCCGACCACGACCCCGCAGGACGCGCTCACGCTCATCGAGCGCCTGGACCCGGACCGCGAGCCCGGCCGGCTGACCTTCATCACCCGCATGGGCGCGGACAAGATCCGCGACAAGCTGCCCGAGCTGGTCGAGAAGGTCACCGCCTCCGGCGCGCAGGTCGCCTGGATCTGCGACCCGATGCACGGCAACACCTTCGAGGCGGCCTCGGGCCACAAGACCCGCCGCTTCGACGATGTGCTGGACGAGGTCAAGGGCTTCTTCGAGGTCCACAAGAGCCTGGGTACGCACCCGGGCGGCATCCACGTGGAGCTGACCGGCGACGACGTCACCGAGTGCGTGGGCGGCGGCGACGAGATCTTCGTCGACGACCTGCACCAGCGCTACGAGACGGCCTGCGACCCGCGGCTGAACCGCAGCCAGTCGCTGGACCTGGCGTTCCTGGTGGCGGAGATGTACCGGGACCAGTAG
- a CDS encoding PASTA domain-containing protein, whose amino-acid sequence MDTTLQDPLVGQLLDGRYRVQARVAAGGMATVYRAVDTRLDRVLALKVMHPALATDEAFVERFIREAKSVARLSHPNVVGVFDQGTDGTYVYLAMEYVAGCTLRDVLRERGALQPRAALDVLEPILAALGAAHLAGLVHRDMKPENVLIGDDGRVKVADFGLVRAVDTHTTASTGSVLGTVSYLAPEQIEYGTADTRADVYACGVVLFEMLTGGKPHTGGSPAQVLYQRLHEDVRPPSQAVPGLAPQLDDLVAAATARDPQQRPQDAVTLLALVRAARAELSEEHLDAVPPQAKEPAPEASATGPEDPTQSRIQDLSQSLGQGPGGNLARGVGRADHGQDSSQDITSVLPRGSAPQQPQQPQQPLPAEEQLNRTSRLELPPAVAPAGPPPEHTARLRPAVSTGPVGAAGPAGPGGPGRRTGFLAARRKLIAVLIAVLAVFGVGAGVWYISSGQFTTVPAVLDMPREKAEKTLRDEGLQVEVEHAFSPNVARGHVMSTKPGTGKRIRGTGTVTIVLSRGPEIVRIPDLEGTPAADARRKLKDAGFVLGTETQEFSDEVAKGSVIRTDPPGGSKRRPDTAVALTVSRGAKVQVPKVTGSAQADAEAALRAAGFQVKIAEEPVFAPQDKGTVARQSPDPGTDGAKGDTLTLTLSKGPEMVTVPDVTDKNVDDAKRELMAAGFAVEVKKPWLFPQDSVDTQSVKGGDRAPKGSTITIRLKGAL is encoded by the coding sequence GTGGACACGACCCTTCAGGACCCCCTTGTGGGGCAACTGCTCGACGGCCGGTACCGCGTCCAGGCACGGGTGGCCGCCGGGGGCATGGCCACGGTCTACCGGGCCGTGGACACCCGCCTGGACCGGGTGCTCGCCCTGAAGGTCATGCACCCGGCCCTGGCGACGGACGAGGCGTTCGTCGAGCGCTTCATCCGTGAGGCCAAGTCGGTGGCCCGGCTCTCGCACCCGAACGTGGTGGGCGTCTTCGACCAGGGCACGGACGGCACGTACGTCTACCTGGCGATGGAGTACGTGGCCGGCTGCACGCTGCGCGACGTGCTGCGCGAGCGCGGCGCCCTCCAGCCGCGCGCCGCGCTGGACGTCCTGGAGCCGATACTCGCGGCGCTCGGCGCCGCCCACCTCGCCGGCCTGGTGCACCGCGACATGAAGCCGGAGAACGTCCTGATCGGCGACGACGGCCGGGTCAAGGTCGCGGACTTCGGTCTCGTACGCGCCGTGGACACCCACACCACCGCCTCCACCGGCTCGGTCCTGGGGACGGTCTCCTACCTGGCGCCCGAGCAGATCGAGTACGGCACCGCCGACACCCGCGCCGATGTGTACGCGTGCGGCGTGGTGTTGTTCGAGATGCTGACGGGCGGCAAGCCGCACACCGGCGGCAGCCCGGCCCAGGTCCTCTACCAGCGGCTGCACGAGGACGTCCGGCCGCCCTCGCAGGCCGTGCCGGGGCTGGCGCCGCAACTGGACGACCTGGTCGCCGCGGCCACCGCCCGCGACCCGCAGCAGCGTCCGCAGGACGCGGTGACGCTGCTCGCGCTGGTCCGGGCTGCCCGCGCCGAACTGAGCGAGGAACACCTGGACGCGGTGCCGCCGCAGGCCAAGGAGCCGGCGCCGGAAGCTTCCGCCACCGGTCCCGAGGACCCCACGCAGAGCCGGATCCAGGACCTGAGCCAGAGCCTTGGTCAGGGTCCGGGCGGAAACTTGGCCCGGGGCGTGGGCCGCGCCGACCACGGCCAGGACTCCTCGCAGGACATCACGAGCGTGCTGCCGCGTGGCAGTGCGCCGCAGCAGCCGCAGCAACCCCAGCAGCCGCTGCCGGCCGAGGAGCAGTTGAACAGGACGAGCAGGCTGGAGCTGCCGCCGGCGGTGGCCCCGGCCGGCCCGCCGCCCGAGCACACCGCGCGGCTGCGTCCGGCCGTGTCGACGGGTCCGGTGGGCGCCGCCGGTCCGGCGGGTCCGGGCGGCCCCGGCAGACGTACGGGCTTCCTCGCGGCACGGCGCAAGCTGATCGCGGTCCTCATCGCCGTCCTGGCCGTCTTCGGCGTCGGGGCGGGCGTCTGGTACATCAGCTCAGGCCAGTTCACGACCGTACCGGCCGTCTTGGACATGCCCCGGGAGAAGGCCGAGAAGACGCTGCGCGACGAGGGCCTCCAGGTCGAGGTCGAGCACGCCTTCAGCCCCAATGTGGCGCGCGGCCATGTGATGTCGACCAAGCCGGGGACCGGCAAGCGCATCCGTGGCACCGGCACGGTCACCATCGTCCTGTCCCGGGGGCCGGAGATCGTACGGATTCCGGATCTGGAGGGCACTCCGGCCGCCGACGCCCGGCGCAAGCTCAAGGACGCCGGGTTCGTCCTCGGCACCGAGACCCAGGAGTTCAGCGACGAGGTCGCCAAGGGCTCGGTGATCCGTACGGACCCGCCCGGCGGCAGCAAGCGGCGGCCGGACACCGCCGTCGCGCTCACCGTCAGCCGGGGCGCGAAGGTGCAGGTGCCGAAGGTGACCGGCAGTGCGCAGGCGGACGCCGAGGCCGCGCTGCGCGCCGCCGGCTTCCAGGTGAAGATCGCCGAGGAGCCCGTCTTCGCCCCGCAGGACAAGGGGACGGTCGCCCGGCAGTCCCCGGACCCGGGCACGGACGGGGCCAAGGGCGACACCCTCACCCTCACCCTCTCCAAGGGCCCGGAGATGGTCACGGTCCCCGACGTCACGGACAAGAACGTGGACGACGCGAAGCGGGAGCTGATGGCCGCGGGCTTCGCGGTGGAGGTGAAGAAGCCGTGGCTGTTCCCCCAGGACTCGGTGGACACCCAGTCGGTCAAGGGCGGCGACCGGGCGCCGAAGGGCAGCACGATCACGATCCGGCTCAAGGGAGCGCTGTAG